AATATGTTCACCAGCTAATCTTTAACTGCGACTGACTGTTTGCTCCTGAGCAGATAGTGAGCGGGGGCTTATTTGCCAAGAAAATCACACCCTACTGCGGGAGCAAAAAATCTAGCaggaaatataaatcaaaacaatgagctgaagaCAAGCTGTAGAGCTGAGAGGAACTGCACCGTCTGAGAAAACTATTTTTGGTATGAGCTACACATTTTATCCATTGAATGTGAGGAAATGCAATAATTGAACCtttaagaggccctataatgctttcctgtagtgtgtgctataggttttagtgcatgtaaatagtctgcaaaggctaaaatcccaaagttctctcccacacacttcaaatgttttaagaaaatatatctTTAGAGGATGAACAGTATCATTGTTCAATTAAACTACCCCAGACCCTTCCTTTAAACCactgtacaaaaaaagaaagaaaaataaatagttacaAAATGGcggtaaaaatgtatttaaatcaaactttatttgtttttgtaaagaactccaataaagacaaatgatgaaatgagttgAGACAGTAAACAAACCAGGATGGATGAATTGAGGGAAAATAGGAGcacataaataacaaagaaaaggaGGACATACAGGGACAGAGTGAGGGATAGGCCTATTTACACAGAGACCCCCACATGAGTTACACTGTGGGGTTTTTAAAGAGCTAATAGACCACAGGGTCCAGCTAGCAGCAGTACAGCAGTAGGCTTTATCTAGAAACTCTTGAAAAGCTCAGCTTTATATCCAGTTCGGTTTTCAGCGTTagttttaaatacaacaaaagcagaaaaaaaaggtaaatttACATGACCTGTCCGTGTGACAAAAAGTGTCctgaataagaaaacaaaaaatactgtgAGGAACCTATGGGGGTTAAAATGCAGTAATGCTAAAAAACTGCTCAGTAGTCACGTTGTCTAAGTAGAGGGAATGGCTTAAAGGCATTACTGACATCTTAAAATGAAACACACGTCACCTAAGAaagtgtgtacttgtgtgtgtggttgagtATTTCAGTGCCGTGTGTGAACGTGTGATGACAGGTACCTTCATGTGGTGGTGGCTGCATGCATGGCAGAGAACTTTAACAaagtgtcaaaaaaaaaaaaaaaggtgtatgACAAATGAAACTTATCAGATGtgtgaaaattaaaaacaagtgtCAAAGACGGAGGAAGCAGGGGGCCATTTTTTGccatcctctctctttcttcaaTAGACTTCCTTCCACCTTCCATTTTGTTTCATCTTGCAGACATTCCCATCCACAACTTTCCGTTTACtcgttcttcttctccttctgtttGAGCAGTTTGTTGATCTCCCTCTTGGCCATGCACGCGTACTTGGTGATGACGCCGTGCTGGTTCATgccgggcagcagcagcaggaagctcACTGCAGGAGAACAGACATGCAGTGTGACAGCAGCTTAGAAGAGCCACAAGTTAAGCAGTTCATCATGTGCTCGACCACGTGGCCgtggaaataaaaaagcagatgAGTGCAAACCCAAAGTGCTCAGGATTacactaaatgttttattggattGCTAGGATTAGTGGCTATATGGTAAACAATGAACATGTAAATATTGTCCATAAGTCTTTAATCCAGAAAACAAAGTTCTATTGCCAtatcaaatcattttcaaaccTAAAAACAGCATAGCACAATGgataaatacacacagatcATCTATATTGATTACTGTAGTCACACTGTACACAGCTCTAATATTCAGTTTGTATTAAAAGCTGCAGAATAGATACATTTAATAcccatatttattttccatcagGGAATCATTACTTAAACATTGTTTACAGAAATTGGAAAACCCTAAAGATTAGTTACAATGGAGAATGTACAAAGTACCTTGGATAAAGTCAGAGTAATGGTTTAAACCCAActtgaaaaaaatgccaaataCTTGATTCCAAAAACTCTCTTTAACACTAAAGCTTTAGGCAAGTTGGAgtcttttcaaatgtgacattggggaaatgttttttttccgtGACCTGAAACTTTTACGTTAATACCCAAGGTATTTGGTAAATTATATctaagaatataaataaatataaccttttattttataatgcaAAAAGAACCTTCTGAAAATGTGAACCAAAACCTTCCGTTTATATGTCTTCAACCCTGGAATTGTTTTCAAAGCACCTGCAGTAATGCTAGGAATTTAAGGAACCCTAAATGGCTGTGGTTCTTGTTTTCGACACAGGAATCTCAGTACAAGAAACTCTTCATGTTGGAAACATTGCTGCTATGCAATAAGAGGTGACATCATAAACGTAATTTTATAATTTCTTatgaaaaaggacatttaaatagCACTCTGAGGATCaacttttctttgttctttagTCAGCAGAGCAGGGACTGACTGCAGGTTGGGTGGTGAACAGGAAGTACTTTTGGTTACAGAAGGTTTTGAAAAgattgtgtgtttaaatgtgaaagTGAGCCTCGAGATGTGACAATCtgagattaaaataaagaactcTTTGTCTGTTCAGAGTCATGTGATCATTAGCAGTGAAGGAAAGAAACCCAGAACATTTACTCCTTACtgttaagtacaattttgatgtaggtgttgttctcttgtgtATACTTTTGACTGCATTTCATCAAGTTGCTTTAAACATAACAAAACCATATTTACTTTAGGATATAATTCAGTTGTATGACAATGAGTACCTACAAATGGTTCCATATTACCACAAAACTATATGGGTTCAGAAACAAAAGTAtacattattttctgtattaaaaGACGCTAAAAATAGCAATTGGCATAACAAGAACTTTTGAAAACCATTTTGCTGATATTACCATGGTATTTCTACTTTGATTTAAgtaatctgagtacttcttcctccacagACGAATTCTTGGCATGTCTCAGCTTATATAACAGCTGGCAGACCTGCTGATTCACTAACtgtcactttgtttttaaagcacttaACTGTAACAAAGGGGCTATATAATAAGGGTCATATGATTATTTTAACCCCAAATTCCAAAAAGAACTATACTGCATGAACACCTGAAGCTGCTCAACCCTCAATGACttaataaatgtgcttttaaataGTCTATGTGAAGAAAGCTTATCATTAAATCCAACTAGTTTATAATAATCCAGAAAATGATACTGTATGACAAACACAggaggattttaaaaaagttgttcaagcaggataaatactgcatcCTCTGATGTACTCACCAATCAGGTAGGTGAGGAACAGGTTGTGCACCTGCTGTCCGATCCAGGCCACTGCCAGCAGGCTGCTGATCACTGAGGCAAAGTACTGTGCAGAGCAGAGAGGTCACAttacactcagacacacaaactgcttcctgtctgcacaCAGAGCATCATCTATTGAGGATCATCTGTCAGAGGGACTGCAACATAACCATTTATAGAAGCAGAACATTTGCTGTTATTATGAACAAACAAAGCTGTCTTTGAATTAGAGAATGTGATGTGAACAGCAGGTCTGACAGTGTTGAAGTATGCTGTGAAACACGGTTATTATCATAGCCTGTAACCCAGTTAGAGGCCTTCCAAGTGGAGCAGCAAAGCCAAATCAGCTGAGGATATTTTTATCTGGAGCACAGAGGAGTCTCATCATTGTGACAAACCAATAAGAAAGGCTCGCGAGTAGCTCTCAGGCTGAAGAGTACAGTATGCACGACCGGAATCTTCCTTATGGGGTGGATTTAACTTTGACATATATTGTAATTTACCATTTTGGGTTTTTCACCCTTGAGGTCAAAGAGGCGCTTCCACCAGCCCACAGTGCGTCGCTGGGTCTTCACCAGGTTACCGCAGATTTCGTGGAAACGCTGTTGCTGCTCCGTGGTCCTGGGAAAGAGGAAgggattttaaaacaaatctaaaaatgcGTACTGCAGAAGTACGGGCAAAATTATAGTCACGATTACTTTTATCAATATTGAAATCATAATTATTCATCACAAGTACTGATTTAGGCAGGACAATATTTTCATTAGActtctgcattaaaataaactgCTTCCATGTTGTGCTACACTCCTGCTAATGTAGCaattagggctgcacaataCTGGGGGGAATATATAGGAtaaatttaaagtaaaatcaatCTGGTacgtttgagaaaaaaataaagacgcCAGGTAATATAATTGTGCTCTTGCTAACCTGGAAGAGTTTTGGTCAGTTTGAAATCAGACAAAGTCACCAACAACATCTGATCATGTGCTCAAGAGGAAGTGAAAAGATAGCTGGCCTCGCTTTGAGAGAGAAGTATAACAGCTGATGTTTGAAACAAATCCCTTAATCATGATGACTTAATTAGGTTTAGGTTGTTCACCCTTTTGAATCagctcagaaaaaagaaagaaaaaaaagcgcTTTTGAAAAGGTGAAAATTGATCGGCATTCTTGACCATTTCATTAGTTCAAAGATCCGGTCGAGCCACTATAGAGGGCCAGAATTCACCCTGTGCCTGTATGCTACAAGATTAAAGGGATTAGACAAGGGTAAGTGCAGGACATGTCTTGAGGGGGGCCGTTGACAAAAGTAGCCTTCGTTTTCTGCTTAGCCATCGTCCCCTATTTCCGTCCTTGTTAGGGAGCCAAACAGGGTCCGTGACCACACTTGGGTAGCCCCATTTAACCGACACTCAGACACACTCCTATCTGGCTGACAATGCTGCAGGCTCAGCAGCGGCCTGAGCTACACAGCACAATCTTGACTATACAGATCAATAGGCCGATATCTAACAAAACAAAGCTCCCTCTGATCCTAGACGCGAGTTTGAAAAGCCCATCATCCGAGTTTCCTCCATAACTAAACCAAGACGAAAGGCCGGTGCTTTATCCTACAGAATGCATGCAGTGAAGCATTTAGATAAACCACAAAACTCTTCACTAAACCATGTATCTTTAAAACACACTATCTGACCCCACATGTCTGCTGCCTCAGCCTGTGGAATGTGCTGCAGTGCATAAGGCTCCAGGTCATGCTGTTCTTGTGCTGGGTTATATATTGTGGTGTCTGGTGGAGTGCAGTCATCCAACACACATTGTGCCAACTAAAGGCTGTTACTCTATCCTGACCCaggatagacacacacacagacacacacacacacctaagaGTGAAATGTTTGGACAGGTTTAGGTGACATCTCAGGCTTTCATTTAGGGTACGGCAAGAAGAAAGATTTTCCTCTCACTAAAGCAGAATTTAGTGGTCTTTATACTCCTCAGATGTAATAGGCAAACCATTTTAGTAGACGTTTTAGAGAATAGCTGCCTGTCAATTTTTGTAATTTGAAAGCAGACAAGGGACAATGACATCAAAATCCAGAACTAACACAAAAGGGGAAAATGAGACAAGTAGGAAAATCAACATGCTTTTATCATCTTTTGGAAACACAGTAAGTCCCGATGCCCTCACCACTTATTGGAGCCGAAGACTCTGGGTGCTAGCGTGGGCACCAGGTAGTCTGCAAGGCAGAGCAGCATGACCGCGCAGGAAAGACCAGTGAGCACTGATGGGTCCAGGTAGTAAATCATCCTGGAGAAGGAAGACAAAGCAATTCATTTCATGTGAGAACAGCAGTAGTTAAGAGCAATTTGTAGAACATGTAggggaacatttaaaaaagcaaaacaaactcaTCTTCTATTTGTTTCAATATTAACACGTTTGAACGTCAATTCCTGCATATGCATGTTGGAGCTGTAATGGTAAACACATCTGCAAATAGAATGCAAAGGCCTTGTAGTAAAGCTGACTGAATTAGAGAGGGTGTGTGCATTTGGAAATAAAGGAATGCATTGTGATAACAACAAAACAGTCCCTTAGTTTTTCTAGTCTGTAATCTTGAGCTTTAAATGTTGCTCAAGGATTGTTCTTACAGtctaaaaaacattaaattagACTTATTTGACAAAATGATGTCCAATTAAACTTGTATAATCtacattgttttcttcttcctgctTTAGGTTTAGCTTTGAACCAGTGTGTTTTAGTAAACTCATCCATCTGGGAAATAGACGTCAAAACACAGCAGCTCAGTCAGGGTAGGTTCTTATTGGGGATACATTTCCCTGCTGAGCGAgagaaaatgtatgcaatgcCCAGAATGTGCCCAGCTGTGTGTAACTCTGACACAGCATCACACAGTAAAGTGGACTCACAGGAAGAGCACGGTGGTGCCACCCATCAGGGCTCCAGGGAACCACGGTTTCTCCCAGCGTACGACACGATCCCCAGCCAGGATAACCTCGCCCCagccctgcagctgctcctccagctgggCCGTTTCCTGAGCCTGGACACAAAATGatatacaacataaaacaacCACATTAGGAATATTCTTGAAACTTAGTAACAAAATGTTCATTATATAAGCACGACTTCATAGTGAACAGGGATGAAGCTGCAGAAGTGAAAGACAGCAGTTTCTCCGAGCCTATGCAACATGAGCCTGGATATAAAATGATTCCTCTGTCATAGCTGCTCTAATGATACTTGATATGCTGCATTCACTTTGAAGACCCTTTAAAAATGTGGGAATGTATTAGGAGTTCAATGATTGATTTTATTCATGGTGATcataaagagaaacacaaatcCAGATGATAACCTGTTaaggtaaaaacacacattccaaACAAGGTCCCAAGAAATTAGATGACAAAGAACATACAGAGACATTAACCAGTCAACATTTAAAGAGACTGACGTAAAATAATCTAAAAAGCTCTAATAAATCTGCAAATGTCAGCATACCCTTACTAATGGTGCGTTAGGTGCAATTCAATGTATCACTACTTTTCGATAACGACCTATGCTTTAAATGTTGTGGCTATATGCATTCAGAATTTAATCAATCCTTTACCGAAGTCCCAAGAGGAGGGTGTGGGTGCCTTCGGCGATAAGCAATGCAGTGATAACGGTATTGATATGACTGTGCAGTATATACacgtacatttaaaaaaagggaatatttgTAGaactaaacacacatttcatcgGGTTAAATCGAGTGTAAATGTCATAACTCGATGTCAGGCTTTTAAAGAACCGTTAGCGCAGAGTAGCAAGGTTACAAATGGTGAACTGGGTCTGAACTAGCTAACGGTTGTCTAACTAGCTAGCTATCCACTGTGACAGCAGCTAGCTGGCGTTAGCTGCTGTCACAGTCACAACCACCTAGCGGGCGAACTTTGACGGATGGTTGGACAGGATAAGCCATTAAATCACTAAATAGTGAGTTGTTGTGAATACACAGAACAAAATGTAGgtgatttaacaataaacacatctaAAAGGACCTTCATCTGCTGCATGGACGCCACAAGATTAGCGCTTAATGCTAACGTTGCAAACACCCTCCGCAGACaaaaccctttaaaacacaTACAGCTCTTAAAGAAAATACGTCATACTCACAAGCATATTTTCGCTTTTGTTGTCACCTTCAGCCATCTTTACTTGTTGAACGATGGTCCGTTAAGATTCTATTGTGAATTTGTTAATATTCTTAACTGGAAaacgagcagcagcagcagcacacgcCTCCTTCACTGGCTCAGCGTCACTAACGGTCGGATTCTGGCAGGATGTATTTATGTCCAAATTTTGCGTCAAAATTAGCTAatggcattctgggaaatgaaGTTTTGTGTTCATCGTGTGACTCAGGGTAAGGTATGTgcacacataaaataaatgtatcgGCTTTTTACAACCCAATTTTATTCAACTATGTGCACATGTGATGATATTGCATTAGACATTAGTACAGTATtacatgtatacatattttgaaTTCCTAAATAGcgtgtttaaaataattgtattgttatgttgtattctattttgtttcttttcaaaactGCACTAAAACGCCAAAGTTCAGGCAAATACCTTGTATGTAAAAAACGTATCTACCCTTACCCCCAGCAATCATGTAATGATTgcacatgaataataataataataataataataataataataataataataataataataataataatagttactGAATGAAGTAGATATATAACATAGATAGAAAgtgaaagtaataataatgtGGCCATTTTTTTCAACGGGTACACTGATAAAACACCCCAAACAATTAGATCAATTTCAAAATGGAACATTCCTTTATATTTctggagaagaaagaaaacagttcTCTCCTTTGCCACTGGGGAGAGGTCTATATCAACATAAGGGGAAACTTGAGAAACGCTCAAATGCAGCTGCAAATGCTtgagcatgtttttatttacagggCTTGataagaacaaaaaaatgtatatactaGAATAGAATGCATATTTCTTGGTTGTGTAATTCACTCTTTTTTGTGactcagtttgttttttgtatccCTCAAAATCACATTATTGTTACCTTTTTAATTgcttattataattatttcctTTGTGCATTCAGTGCAATTAAATTACTATtctaatttattatttattttagtcttaaatatatcaaatgctactgtgaaaatatatgttttaagaaAGGGACAAATAAACCAAGTATTATTCCTCCACTTATGCAAATGGATGGAGAAGATTACAGTTCGTAGGCTTTCGCATGTAATGGAACAGAGAGGGTTAATGAGTCATTTCCAGAATGGATTTAGAAAAGGAAGATCCACAATAGATGCTCTAGTTAGAGTAAGTAACGAGGTGGAGaagacactgaaaatgaaagagttgATGGCAATAGTATATTTTGACATTGAAAAAGCATATGATTCTATGTGGAGGGAATGGCTGCtaattaaattaagtaaaatgGGTATTGGAGGGAGGAAGTATAATTGGATAATGGAATTTTTAACAGGTAGGAAATTTAGAGTCAAGGTTGGAGCAGAAGTATCCAAGGATTGGGAAATTAAAAATGGTATCCCACAGGGGAGTGCAATCAGCCCTATATTGTTTAACATCATGataaatgacatatttacaAATTTAGATTTAGAATTCTGGGGTTCAGATAAACAGGCATTAATTGACATTTATAGGGCTATTATGAGGGCAACAATAGATTACGGTAGTATAGTgtatggagcagcagcaaggacatcATTGGAAAAAGTGGACAGACTACAGTACAGAGCACTGCAATTATGTATAGGAGCTATTAAATCAACCCCCATTAACGCAGTACTTATAGAAGCAGGAGAAACACCACTTGAGTTAAGAAGGGAGAAACTGGCACTCGCATACTGGGTCAAGCTAAAAGGAAGTGGAGAAGAAAACCCTGCAAAAAAGACTATACAGGAATGTTGGGAATATTCAAAGTTCCAGGGGTTAGGGTTTTGGTGGACCAGGGATgaacaaatgaagaaatatggaATGGAGACCTTAGGGTTCACCAGGACCACCCCAGTGAGTAGCATTCCACCTTGGCTTTTCCCAGAAGTAAAGATCGATAGGAGTATTCTcgaaaagaaaagacaatggcaaatgaatgaagtaggagttaaaacaagtatttacctGAGGAGCAACTACTACAGGTAtctcaaaatatatacagatggTTCTAAGAAAaaacaggagtgtgtgggaaatTGTTGTGTATGTCCCTGAGTTCCAAATAATTATTTCCAAAAGATTATCTGATCAGTTATCAGTGTATACAGCCGGAATAGTGGCAGTCATTATCGGGTTACAGTGGGTGGAAGAGGTCAGACCAGATAGGGTGGTGGTATGCACAGATTCAATGGCTGTGTTGGAAAGCATTCAGTCAACAACATCTGTCAGAGAAGATTTAATCATTGAACTTTAGCATAGTTTGCTAAGGCTTCACAGAGGTTGTACAGTTTTGTTGGGTACCAGCTCATGAGGGGCTGAAAGGGAATGAGTGTGCTGATAAACTAGCAAAAGGGGCACTACATAAGGAAATAACAGTACCAGTTCCACtcggaaaaggagaaggaaaagcagtgattaagaagaaaggaatggagatatggcagaaaaggtgggaggaagaccataaaggaaaggggtaccataaaatacaaaagtcagtgataacaactacaaagaaaggaacagaaGGGAGGAAATCATCATAACAAGACTCAGATTGGATCACACAGGTTTAAATGGCACCATGTTTGTACTGGGGAAAAGGAATAGTGACAAATGTGGGAACTGTGGAGTGAAAGAAAACGTTGAACATATCATATTTCACTGTGCCATGTATgcagtagaaagagaaaggttaCATGATAAAGTCCAAGAGGCGGGGAGGGACTGGGATTTAATGGGGATACTGGGAACAGATGGAGAGGGGGTAAGAGTCACCAGGAAGGCtatctttactttttaaaataacacaaggcTGGTGAGTAGAATTTAAGAAAGGGTAAATGACATAAAGTTACACACTCTTGTACTGTAGGTGGCGGTATGCACCTTAAAGTTGGTTGCGACCCGCCATTAaacccaaagaagaagaagaagtattATTCCTAAACCACTTTTCTCTTGTTGTCCAATTTCCCCCAGGCACCTGAACGCATCGCAGTTTAAACGTGCGTATGACGTCTCTGGTTTTCATCTCGTTCCTCCTCTGCCTGGAAATCACACCAGCTAGCCGATAGCTAGCTTACTAGCTGACTTATTTCATTTATCCACAGTTTTCAAGACTTAGTTAACATAAGTTGTGTTTTATCATCTGATTCAACGGGATATTATTCATCGCTAAATAACTTTCCGACTCCgtttttctctctgctcccGGAGAAAACACTGGTACGTAGCAAAAACGTTAGCTCGCTAGCTTAGATAAGAGTTGTTAGCTACGCATAAAGTGCGGTTGGGCCTTTACAAAGGTGTTGCATTAAAATTCACCTCGTTGTTGTTTGGTCTATACATCAGCAGTGTGGTTGGTCAATATTTACCTCACCAAATGTGTTCTAATGACAAAGGTTTTGATAATCAAAACCTTTGTCTTAGCCTTAGTCATCATACATTGTCTGTCTTACATTCAGACGCAGCAACAGGCCTATTCTGGCGCACGTGTTTTTGCgccacaaaataaatgttatcgTGAATAAATTCtcaagatataaat
The window above is part of the Eleginops maclovinus isolate JMC-PN-2008 ecotype Puerto Natales chromosome 16, JC_Emac_rtc_rv5, whole genome shotgun sequence genome. Proteins encoded here:
- the arl6ip1 gene encoding ADP-ribosylation factor-like protein 6-interacting protein 1, with product MAEGDNKSENMLAQETAQLEEQLQGWGEVILAGDRVVRWEKPWFPGALMGGTTVLFLMIYYLDPSVLTGLSCAVMLLCLADYLVPTLAPRVFGSNKWTTEQQQRFHEICGNLVKTQRRTVGWWKRLFDLKGEKPKMYFASVISSLLAVAWIGQQVHNLFLTYLIVSFLLLLPGMNQHGVITKYACMAKREINKLLKQKEKKNE